One genomic segment of Lysobacter sp. 5GHs7-4 includes these proteins:
- a CDS encoding thiazole synthase — protein MTTPLAADPLVIAGKPYRSRLLTGTGKFKDLNETRLATEAAAAEIVTVAIRRTNIGQSPNEPNLLDVLPPDRYTLLPNTAGCYNVDDAVRTCRLARELLDGHKLVKLEVLGDQRTLFPDVVQTLAAAEILVKDGFDVMVYTSDDPILAKRLEEIGCVAVMPLAAPIGSGLGVQNKYNLLEIVENAKVPIIVDAGVGTASDAAIAMELGCDGVLMNTAIAGARDPILMAHAMKLAVEAGRAAFKAGRIPRKRYASASSPVDGLID, from the coding sequence ATGACGACCCCCCTCGCTGCAGACCCGCTGGTCATCGCCGGCAAGCCCTACCGTTCCCGCCTCCTCACCGGCACCGGCAAGTTCAAGGACCTGAACGAGACCCGCCTGGCCACCGAGGCCGCCGCCGCCGAAATCGTGACCGTGGCGATCCGCCGCACCAACATCGGCCAAAGCCCGAACGAGCCCAACCTGCTCGACGTGCTGCCGCCGGACCGCTACACCCTGCTGCCCAACACCGCCGGCTGCTACAACGTCGACGACGCGGTACGCACCTGCCGCCTGGCGCGCGAGCTGCTCGACGGCCACAAGCTGGTCAAGCTGGAGGTGCTGGGCGACCAGCGCACCCTGTTCCCCGACGTGGTCCAGACCCTGGCCGCGGCCGAGATCCTGGTCAAGGACGGCTTCGACGTGATGGTCTACACCTCCGACGATCCGATCCTGGCCAAGCGCCTGGAGGAAATCGGCTGCGTGGCGGTGATGCCGCTGGCGGCGCCGATCGGCTCGGGCCTGGGCGTGCAGAACAAGTACAACCTGCTGGAGATCGTCGAGAACGCGAAGGTGCCGATCATCGTCGACGCCGGCGTGGGCACCGCCTCCGACGCGGCGATCGCGATGGAGCTGGGCTGCGACGGCGTGCTGATGAACACCGCCATCGCCGGCGCGCGCGATCCGATCCTGATGGCGCACGCGATGAAGCTGGCGGTGGAAGCCGGCCGCGCCGCGTTCAAGGCCGGCCGCATTCCGCGCAAGCGCTACGCCAGCGCGTCCTCGCCGGTCGACGGTCTGATCGACTGA
- the thiS gene encoding sulfur carrier protein ThiS, with translation MDITLNGEPRAIAAATTVAQLLLDEGLGERRVAVEVNGEIVPRGAHAAHALGAGDKVEIVHALGGG, from the coding sequence ATGGACATCACTCTCAATGGCGAGCCGCGCGCGATCGCGGCCGCGACCACGGTCGCGCAACTGCTGCTGGACGAGGGCCTGGGCGAACGCCGGGTCGCGGTCGAGGTCAACGGCGAAATCGTCCCGCGCGGCGCCCACGCCGCGCATGCGCTGGGCGCGGGGGACAAAGTGGAAATAGTGCATGCGCTGGGGGGTGGGTGA
- a CDS encoding SLC13 family permease, with amino-acid sequence MDTALTLTTDMKLVLGLVGFTMAMFLFERIRADVVALVVLVLLGLSGLVEPDELFNGFSGNAVISIIATMILGAGLDRTGALNRLAGWLLRRAHGVEQRLLLLTTAVAGLNSSFMQNPSVMALYMPVAARLSSRTGLSLPRLLLPIAAAIVMGGALTMVGNSPLILLNDLLLNANSNLPSGAATIEPLKMFAPLPIGLALLAASLAYFHFFGDKLLKDDSDKGATPARTQSYFAKAYGIEGDVYELTVTADSPLVGMSLGEAEALRGAPLLLALKSDNESRLSPPADTRIWVGSVLGAMGPKQHVADFAQNHFLRLSSRLRTFGDLFNPSRAGISEAVIPATSGYIGKTAGDLHLRKQAGLSLLAVNRDKQVLRENVRNVPLRAGDMLVLHSIWTDLADVAASKDLVVVTDYPKGEQRPHKLKLALSIFAVAMLLALSSRLPVSIALMTGVAGMLIAGVINIDEAYSAINWKTVFLMACLIPLGWAMDSSGAAAWIAGHTIERLPSGTPIWLLELLIGLLTTLFSLVISHVGATIVVVPLAVNLALAAGGNPTAFALIVALSASNNFMTASNPVISMITGPAGYSGKELWKIGAPLSLIYTLIAVLMVNLLFWGK; translated from the coding sequence ATGGATACCGCGCTGACGCTCACCACCGACATGAAGCTCGTCCTCGGGCTGGTGGGCTTCACGATGGCGATGTTCCTGTTCGAACGCATCCGCGCCGACGTGGTCGCGCTGGTGGTGCTGGTGCTGCTGGGCCTGTCGGGCCTGGTCGAACCCGACGAACTGTTCAACGGTTTCTCCGGCAACGCGGTGATCAGCATCATCGCGACCATGATCCTGGGCGCCGGCCTGGACCGCACCGGCGCGCTCAACCGTCTGGCCGGCTGGCTGCTGCGGCGCGCGCACGGCGTCGAGCAGCGCCTGCTGCTGCTGACCACCGCGGTCGCCGGGCTCAATTCCTCGTTCATGCAGAACCCGTCGGTGATGGCGCTGTACATGCCGGTCGCCGCGCGGTTGTCCTCGCGCACCGGCCTGTCGCTGCCGCGCCTGCTGCTGCCGATCGCGGCGGCCATCGTGATGGGCGGCGCGCTGACCATGGTCGGCAACTCGCCGCTGATCCTGCTCAACGACTTGCTGCTCAACGCCAACAGCAACCTGCCCTCGGGCGCGGCCACCATCGAGCCGCTGAAGATGTTCGCGCCGCTGCCGATCGGCCTGGCCCTGCTGGCCGCGTCGCTGGCCTATTTCCATTTCTTCGGCGACAAGCTGCTCAAGGACGACAGCGACAAGGGCGCGACTCCGGCGCGCACCCAGAGCTATTTCGCCAAGGCCTACGGCATCGAGGGCGACGTCTACGAACTCACCGTCACCGCCGACAGCCCGCTGGTGGGCATGTCGCTGGGCGAGGCCGAGGCGCTGCGCGGCGCGCCGCTGCTGCTGGCGTTGAAGAGCGACAACGAATCGCGGCTGTCGCCGCCAGCCGACACCCGCATCTGGGTCGGCAGCGTGCTCGGCGCGATGGGCCCGAAGCAGCACGTCGCCGATTTCGCCCAGAACCATTTCCTGCGCCTGTCCTCGCGCCTGCGCACCTTCGGCGACCTGTTCAATCCCAGCCGCGCCGGCATTTCCGAGGCGGTGATCCCGGCCACCTCCGGCTACATCGGCAAGACCGCCGGCGACCTGCATCTGCGCAAGCAGGCCGGCCTGAGCCTGCTGGCGGTCAACCGCGACAAGCAGGTGCTGCGCGAGAACGTGCGCAACGTACCGCTGCGCGCCGGCGACATGCTGGTGCTGCACAGCATCTGGACCGACCTGGCCGATGTCGCCGCCAGCAAGGACCTGGTGGTGGTCACCGACTACCCCAAGGGCGAGCAGCGTCCGCACAAGCTCAAGCTGGCGCTGTCGATTTTCGCCGTGGCCATGCTGCTGGCGCTGTCGTCGCGGCTGCCGGTGTCGATCGCGCTGATGACCGGCGTGGCCGGCATGCTGATCGCGGGCGTGATCAACATCGACGAAGCCTATTCGGCGATCAATTGGAAGACCGTGTTCCTGATGGCCTGCCTGATTCCGCTGGGCTGGGCCATGGACTCCAGCGGCGCGGCGGCGTGGATCGCCGGCCACACCATCGAGCGCCTGCCCTCGGGCACGCCGATATGGTTGCTGGAGCTGCTGATCGGCCTGCTCACCACACTGTTCTCGTTGGTGATCAGCCACGTCGGCGCGACCATCGTGGTCGTGCCGCTGGCGGTGAATCTGGCCCTGGCCGCGGGCGGCAACCCGACCGCGTTCGCGCTGATCGTGGCGCTGTCGGCCTCGAACAACTTCATGACCGCGTCCAATCCGGTGATCTCGATGATCACCGGGCCGGCCGGCTACAGCGGCAAGGAGCTGTGGAAGATCGGCGCGCCGCTGTCGCTGATCTACACGCTGATCGCGGTGCTGATGGTGAATCTGTTGTTTTGGGGGAAGTGA
- a CDS encoding autotransporter domain-containing protein, with product MIKPVRTVLAAALALAAAPAFAQTYSQTIFFGDSLTDSGHFRPALVQAVGPNGALLGRFTTNPGLVWSEYLADYYGTNATSANQGGTNYAVGGARTGTNTSGALGPIPSLATQATNYLAANGGRADSRALYTVWGGANDLFAVAGGASPTTIGTAVASQIGVVGALTNAGAKYILVPTIPDLGLTPQFRAGGAANQAAGTQLSTTYNNALFGGLATAGYRVIPLDTFNLLREITANPAPYGITNVTGTACNPQITASSLTCSPLNYANPNAPDTYAFADGVHPSSRAHKILGDYAVSILEAPRQIALLPNSESMVGRSRADRVANHLGAKPEDGTRWWADARGDFQRYGKGDVYDGSGPSITGVVDWTSGSWVFGAFAGFGKQSMDFGRNGGEFDQSDATLGGFAAWYGANAWVNGQLSWTKVDYDIDRRVVLGPTSRVHSGSTDGQNITAAINAGWEFGDGALRHGPVIGLVAQNIDVDGYKESDAALATSLAYNDQNFDSLIGSAGWQVSYAINDHLKPYARLTYDREFEDADKEVFARLQSMPSTAPYAVPGHDFDQSYGTLLIGARTQLFGLDANIGSSVTVGQAGGNHATVFATIGAGF from the coding sequence ATGATCAAACCCGTTCGCACCGTGCTCGCCGCCGCCCTGGCGCTGGCGGCCGCACCGGCTTTCGCCCAGACCTATTCGCAGACCATCTTCTTCGGCGACAGCCTGACCGACTCGGGTCACTTCCGTCCGGCGCTGGTCCAGGCCGTGGGTCCGAACGGCGCCCTGCTGGGCCGCTTCACCACCAACCCGGGCCTGGTCTGGTCGGAGTATCTGGCCGACTACTACGGCACCAACGCCACCAGCGCCAACCAGGGCGGCACCAACTACGCCGTCGGCGGCGCCCGCACCGGCACCAACACCAGCGGCGCGCTGGGCCCGATTCCGTCGCTGGCCACGCAGGCCACCAACTACCTCGCCGCCAACGGCGGCCGCGCCGACTCGCGCGCGCTGTACACCGTCTGGGGCGGCGCCAACGACCTGTTCGCGGTCGCCGGCGGCGCATCGCCGACCACCATCGGCACCGCGGTCGCCTCGCAGATCGGCGTGGTCGGCGCGCTGACCAACGCCGGCGCCAAGTACATCCTGGTCCCGACCATTCCGGACCTGGGCCTGACCCCGCAGTTCCGCGCCGGCGGCGCCGCCAATCAGGCCGCGGGCACGCAGCTGTCGACCACCTACAACAACGCCTTGTTCGGCGGCCTGGCCACGGCCGGCTATCGCGTGATCCCGCTCGACACCTTCAACCTGCTGCGCGAGATCACCGCCAACCCGGCGCCGTACGGCATCACCAATGTCACCGGCACCGCCTGCAACCCGCAGATCACCGCATCCTCGCTGACCTGCAGCCCGCTCAACTACGCCAACCCGAACGCGCCGGACACCTACGCCTTCGCCGACGGCGTGCACCCGTCCTCACGCGCGCACAAGATCCTCGGCGACTACGCGGTGTCGATCCTGGAAGCGCCGCGCCAGATCGCGCTGCTGCCGAACTCCGAATCCATGGTCGGCCGCTCGCGCGCCGACCGCGTCGCCAATCACCTGGGCGCCAAGCCCGAGGACGGCACGCGCTGGTGGGCCGACGCGCGCGGCGACTTCCAGCGCTACGGCAAGGGCGACGTCTACGACGGCAGCGGCCCCAGCATCACCGGCGTCGTCGACTGGACCAGCGGCAGCTGGGTGTTCGGCGCTTTCGCCGGCTTCGGCAAGCAGAGCATGGACTTCGGCCGCAACGGCGGCGAGTTCGACCAGAGCGACGCCACCCTCGGCGGCTTCGCCGCCTGGTACGGCGCCAATGCCTGGGTCAACGGCCAGCTGAGCTGGACCAAGGTCGACTACGACATCGACCGCCGCGTCGTACTCGGCCCGACCAGCCGCGTGCACAGCGGTTCCACCGACGGCCAGAACATCACCGCCGCGATCAACGCCGGTTGGGAGTTCGGCGACGGCGCGCTGCGTCACGGCCCGGTGATCGGCCTGGTCGCGCAGAACATCGACGTCGACGGCTACAAGGAAAGCGACGCCGCCCTGGCGACCTCGCTGGCCTACAACGATCAGAACTTCGATTCGCTGATCGGCAGCGCCGGCTGGCAGGTGAGCTACGCGATCAACGACCACCTCAAGCCCTACGCGCGTCTGACCTACGACCGCGAGTTCGAGGACGCCGACAAGGAAGTGTTCGCGCGCCTGCAGTCGATGCCCAGCACCGCGCCCTACGCCGTGCCCGGCCACGACTTCGACCAGAGCTACGGCACCTTGCTGATCGGCGCGCGCACCCAGCTGTTCGGGCTGGACGCCAACATCGGCAGCAGCGTCACCGTGGGCCAGGCCGGCGGCAACCACGCCACCGTCTTCGCCACCATCGGCGCCGGCTTCTAA
- a CDS encoding Rieske 2Fe-2S domain-containing protein has protein sequence MISLERIAVGGFAEAEASIDGDAESLLLYRDETGVRAWLNICPHAGRRLDWAPGQFLKSKDGLLVCAAHGASFELGGGTCVAGPCRGEALRAIAVAVRDGAVWLA, from the coding sequence TTGATTTCGCTGGAACGCATCGCCGTGGGCGGTTTCGCCGAGGCCGAGGCCAGCATCGACGGCGACGCCGAGTCGCTGTTGCTGTATCGCGACGAAACCGGCGTGCGCGCCTGGCTCAACATCTGTCCGCACGCCGGCCGACGCCTGGACTGGGCGCCGGGCCAGTTCCTCAAGAGCAAGGACGGGCTGCTGGTGTGCGCGGCGCACGGCGCCAGCTTCGAACTGGGCGGCGGCACCTGCGTGGCCGGCCCCTGCCGCGGCGAGGCGCTGCGCGCGATCGCGGTGGCGGTGCGCGATGGGGCGGTTTGGCTGGCTTGA
- a CDS encoding fumarylacetoacetate hydrolase family protein has translation MTDVIAAPPQPRIPVRGGGQFPVRRIYCVGRNFAEHAREMGAAVPTSAADRGRPVFFLKPADAIVLDGRVPYPRGTQDLHHEVELVVALGRDAPAGELDPADAAPLIFGYAVGLDLTRRDLQAAAKAKGLPWDTGKAFDHSAPVSAIVPAAEVGELGARALTLEVNGQPRQRGTLDDLVWNVPEILHELSRLYALRAGDVIFMGTPAGVAALQPGDRYHAVLEGVAELDGQIAPATV, from the coding sequence ATGACCGATGTGATCGCGGCACCGCCGCAGCCCCGTATTCCGGTCCGCGGCGGCGGACAGTTCCCGGTCCGCCGCATCTACTGCGTCGGTCGCAATTTCGCCGAGCATGCGCGCGAGATGGGCGCCGCCGTCCCCACCTCGGCCGCCGATCGCGGCCGGCCGGTGTTCTTCCTCAAACCCGCCGATGCGATCGTGCTCGACGGCCGCGTGCCCTACCCGCGCGGCACCCAGGACCTGCACCACGAGGTCGAGCTGGTGGTGGCGCTGGGCCGCGACGCGCCCGCCGGCGAACTCGATCCGGCCGACGCCGCGCCGCTGATCTTCGGCTACGCGGTCGGCCTGGACCTGACCCGCCGCGACCTGCAGGCCGCGGCCAAGGCCAAGGGCCTGCCCTGGGACACCGGCAAGGCCTTCGACCATTCCGCGCCGGTCAGCGCGATCGTGCCGGCGGCCGAGGTCGGCGAGCTCGGCGCGCGCGCGCTGACCCTGGAAGTCAACGGCCAGCCGCGCCAGCGCGGCACGCTCGACGATCTGGTCTGGAACGTGCCCGAGATCCTGCACGAGCTGTCGCGCCTGTACGCGCTGCGGGCCGGCGACGTGATCTTCATGGGCACGCCGGCCGGCGTGGCCGCGCTGCAGCCCGGCGACCGCTACCACGCCGTGCTCGAAGGCGTGGCCGAATTGGACGGCCAGATCGCGCCGGCGACGGTATAG
- the mscL gene encoding large-conductance mechanosensitive channel protein MscL, whose amino-acid sequence MGMISEFKEFISRGNVVDLAVGVVIGAAFGKIVTALVDGIVMPLIGFLSGGVSVSDWKYVLKPSQLDAAGKEVAAEVAIKYGLFLQTAIDFLLIAFVIFLVLKAYNKVRKPAEAAATPEDIVLLREIRDSLKK is encoded by the coding sequence ATGGGCATGATCAGCGAGTTCAAGGAATTCATTTCGCGCGGCAACGTCGTCGACCTCGCCGTGGGCGTGGTGATCGGCGCGGCCTTCGGCAAGATCGTCACCGCCCTGGTCGACGGCATCGTGATGCCGCTGATCGGTTTCCTCAGCGGCGGCGTCAGCGTCAGCGACTGGAAGTACGTGCTCAAGCCCTCGCAGCTGGATGCGGCCGGCAAGGAAGTCGCGGCCGAAGTCGCGATCAAGTACGGCCTGTTCCTGCAGACCGCCATCGACTTCCTGCTGATCGCGTTCGTGATCTTCCTGGTGCTGAAGGCCTACAACAAAGTGCGCAAGCCGGCCGAAGCCGCGGCCACGCCCGAGGACATCGTGCTGCTGCGCGAGATTCGCGATTCGCTGAAGAAGTAA
- a CDS encoding peptidoglycan-binding protein: MPEMPRAYVVKQLVSDHRGMRNEEAQTLDDLVTHHPHSNRNIRMREGQIVQAEDMLPGYGGGNRSYAFIGGEFQEVIDAQSDRYRNLGPNQVLMSKDFILEDPQPPAGQSARAVDVPSPLSGYVNAVNRNAGFVEIMDRQGGEVIARVRHMSAVTVEAGETVIYGQSLGTQNNSGLNLPAGRSIHVHLDMDTRYYQQYQNYISDLSEGRLPIQAEFRRGIGPRPTVDDGVARIGETSERVRDAQAALAADGYRAVGGRPIEADGVYRPEIQAAVIAFQQDHGLLQTGDIDLATWQQATHINRRVQGVGDARPEGAVIAEGVLGMMRAGQGEPLAPGDPRYGLRPPSDPSRSGRAPQWETHAGHTQERDPGGPQAALPPQPGAPVTPDGGGRVEPPDDLELNVRRVPVRQRVLMLDDPSHPSHDMYLAALRAVGERDAQLGRLSDEISRQLAGGLVEKARERGLDAIGAARFTADGTKVGMTDTGDLCAPWARKAMGDVAQLAGQSLACSSENVAAIDQRQALERNHRQDAQAQATRGLEDPAPKGPRMV; encoded by the coding sequence ATGCCGGAAATGCCCAGAGCGTATGTCGTCAAACAATTGGTCTCCGATCATCGCGGCATGCGGAATGAGGAGGCGCAGACTCTCGACGATTTGGTGACTCACCACCCGCATAGCAATCGCAACATCCGGATGCGCGAAGGGCAGATCGTCCAGGCCGAAGACATGCTTCCAGGATACGGTGGAGGCAATCGGTCCTACGCGTTCATCGGCGGCGAGTTCCAGGAAGTCATTGACGCGCAGTCCGACCGGTATCGCAACCTCGGGCCGAATCAGGTTCTGATGTCAAAGGACTTCATTCTCGAGGATCCGCAGCCGCCTGCCGGTCAATCGGCCAGGGCCGTCGATGTGCCGTCGCCATTGAGTGGCTACGTCAACGCAGTCAATCGCAACGCGGGCTTCGTCGAGATCATGGATCGTCAAGGTGGTGAAGTCATCGCCAGGGTCCGGCATATGTCTGCGGTTACGGTCGAGGCGGGGGAGACCGTGATCTACGGACAGTCCTTGGGCACGCAGAACAACTCGGGCTTGAACCTGCCGGCGGGGCGATCTATCCATGTGCACCTGGACATGGATACTCGTTACTACCAGCAGTACCAAAACTACATCAGTGACTTGTCGGAGGGGCGCTTACCTATACAGGCAGAGTTCCGTAGGGGCATCGGACCTAGGCCGACAGTGGACGACGGAGTCGCGCGGATAGGGGAAACGAGCGAGCGCGTTCGCGATGCGCAGGCGGCTTTGGCGGCGGACGGTTATCGAGCCGTCGGAGGACGCCCGATCGAGGCGGACGGGGTGTATCGCCCTGAGATTCAAGCGGCGGTCATCGCATTCCAGCAGGACCATGGGTTGCTGCAAACCGGCGATATCGACCTCGCGACCTGGCAGCAGGCGACCCACATCAATCGCCGCGTGCAAGGTGTCGGCGATGCTCGGCCCGAGGGAGCCGTGATAGCGGAGGGCGTCTTGGGAATGATGCGGGCAGGGCAGGGCGAGCCGCTCGCGCCTGGCGATCCACGGTATGGCCTACGCCCGCCTTCCGACCCTTCCCGCTCCGGAAGAGCGCCCCAGTGGGAGACTCACGCCGGCCACACACAGGAACGCGATCCTGGCGGGCCGCAAGCGGCATTGCCGCCGCAGCCAGGCGCGCCCGTGACGCCCGACGGCGGTGGTCGGGTGGAGCCACCGGACGATCTCGAATTGAACGTGAGGAGAGTGCCGGTTCGGCAAAGGGTGCTGATGCTGGACGATCCGTCGCACCCGAGCCACGACATGTACTTGGCCGCCTTGCGTGCGGTCGGCGAGCGGGACGCGCAACTTGGACGGCTTTCGGACGAGATCAGCCGCCAGTTGGCCGGTGGCTTGGTGGAGAAAGCGCGCGAGCGCGGTCTGGACGCGATCGGTGCGGCACGGTTCACCGCGGACGGAACCAAGGTCGGGATGACGGATACCGGGGACCTCTGCGCACCTTGGGCGAGGAAGGCGATGGGCGATGTGGCTCAGTTGGCCGGTCAGAGCCTGGCTTGCAGCAGCGAGAACGTGGCGGCCATCGATCAACGTCAGGCGCTGGAGCGCAATCACAGGCAGGACGCTCAGGCGCAGGCTACGCGCGGCCTGGAAGACCCCGCGCCGAAAGGGCCGAGGATGGTCTGA
- a CDS encoding response regulator transcription factor, with the protein MRILVIEDNQDIAANLGDFLEDRGHTVDFAADGITGLHLAVVHDFDAIVLDLNLPGLDGLEVCRKLRNEARKQTPVLMLTARDSLDNKLAGFDSGADDYLIKPFALQEVEVRLNALSRRGRGVQTRVLNAADLEYNLDTLEVRRQGKLLQLNPTALKILQALMEASPAVVTRQELETRVWGEELPDSDSLRVHIHGLRAVVDKPFDTPLIQTRHGIGYRIAAPENG; encoded by the coding sequence ATGCGCATACTCGTCATCGAAGACAACCAGGACATCGCCGCCAATCTCGGCGATTTTCTCGAGGACCGCGGCCACACCGTGGACTTCGCCGCCGACGGCATCACCGGATTGCACCTGGCGGTGGTGCACGACTTCGACGCGATCGTGCTCGATCTGAATCTGCCCGGCCTGGACGGCCTGGAGGTCTGCCGCAAGCTGCGCAACGAAGCGCGCAAGCAGACCCCGGTGCTGATGCTGACCGCGCGCGACAGCCTGGACAACAAGCTGGCCGGTTTCGACTCCGGCGCCGACGACTACCTGATCAAGCCCTTCGCGCTGCAGGAAGTGGAAGTGCGCTTGAACGCGCTGTCGCGCCGCGGCCGTGGCGTGCAGACCCGGGTGCTCAACGCCGCCGATCTGGAATACAACCTGGACACGCTGGAAGTGCGTCGCCAGGGCAAGCTGCTGCAGCTCAACCCGACCGCGCTGAAGATCCTGCAGGCGCTGATGGAAGCCTCGCCGGCGGTGGTCACGCGCCAGGAACTGGAAACCCGCGTCTGGGGCGAGGAACTGCCCGACTCCGACAGCCTGCGCGTGCACATCCACGGCCTGCGCGCGGTGGTGGACAAGCCCTTCGATACGCCGCTGATCCAGACCCGTCACGGCATCGGCTACCGCATCGCGGCGCCCGAGAACGGTTGA
- a CDS encoding RimK/LysX family protein, giving the protein MRAKIDSGARSSALHVDAQWRFSEGGAPWVGFRLSPGAVGAGAVECLVPVHDERMVTDSGGNRGARVFVRTGLRLAGVEREIEINLADRRGMRFPMLLGRTAMARVFTVDPARSFLHGKAGPNSAAPAAPYSDIPTP; this is encoded by the coding sequence TTGCGCGCGAAGATCGACAGCGGCGCGCGCAGTTCGGCGCTGCACGTGGACGCGCAATGGCGCTTCAGCGAGGGCGGCGCGCCCTGGGTCGGCTTCCGGCTCAGCCCCGGCGCGGTCGGCGCGGGCGCGGTGGAATGCTTGGTCCCGGTCCACGACGAGCGCATGGTCACCGACTCCGGCGGCAACCGCGGCGCGCGCGTGTTCGTGCGCACCGGCTTGCGTCTGGCCGGGGTCGAACGCGAAATTGAAATAAATCTCGCGGATCGTCGCGGCATGCGCTTCCCCATGCTGCTCGGCCGCACCGCGATGGCGCGGGTGTTCACGGTCGACCCGGCTCGCTCGTTCCTGCACGGCAAGGCGGGGCCTAATTCCGCCGCCCCGGCCGCCCCCTATTCGGACATCCCCACGCCATGA
- the rimK gene encoding 30S ribosomal protein S6--L-glutamate ligase, which produces MKLAILSRNTKLYSTRRLVEAARQHGHTVRVLDPLRCYMRIASDGFEMHYKGREISGYHAVIPRVGASITRYGSAVLRQFELMDTYSPNSSDAILRARDKLRSHQLLAAEGIGLPATVFGDNPDDTADLLSMLGPPPHVIKLNEGTQGAGVMLTEKLSASRGVIEALRGLYANFLVQEFIAEAKGADLRCFVVGGKVVAAMKRQAPKGDFRSNLHRGGTAKGVKASAAEQDVAIRAARVLGLGVAGVDLIRSDRGPLVLEVNASPGLEGIEEASGVDVAGEIIAYVASRMKRRSARRAAVKK; this is translated from the coding sequence ATGAAGCTCGCGATCCTGTCGCGCAACACCAAGCTCTATTCGACCCGGCGTCTGGTCGAGGCCGCGCGTCAGCACGGTCACACCGTGCGGGTGCTGGACCCGCTGCGCTGTTACATGCGCATCGCCTCGGACGGGTTCGAGATGCACTACAAGGGCCGGGAGATTTCCGGCTACCACGCGGTGATCCCGCGCGTGGGCGCGTCCATCACCCGCTACGGTTCGGCGGTGCTGCGCCAGTTCGAGCTGATGGACACCTACAGCCCGAACTCCTCCGACGCGATCCTGCGCGCGCGCGACAAGCTGCGCAGCCATCAGTTGCTCGCGGCCGAGGGCATCGGCCTGCCGGCGACGGTGTTCGGCGACAACCCCGACGATACCGCCGACCTGTTGTCGATGCTGGGTCCGCCGCCGCACGTGATCAAGCTCAACGAAGGCACCCAGGGCGCGGGCGTGATGCTGACCGAAAAGCTGTCGGCCTCGCGCGGGGTGATCGAGGCGCTGCGCGGGCTGTACGCCAACTTCCTGGTGCAGGAGTTCATCGCCGAAGCCAAGGGCGCGGACCTGCGTTGCTTCGTGGTCGGCGGCAAGGTGGTCGCGGCGATGAAGCGTCAGGCGCCCAAGGGCGACTTCCGCTCCAACCTGCACCGCGGCGGCACCGCCAAGGGCGTTAAAGCGAGCGCGGCCGAGCAGGACGTGGCGATCCGCGCCGCGCGCGTGCTCGGCCTGGGCGTGGCCGGCGTCGATCTGATCCGTTCCGATCGCGGCCCGCTGGTGCTGGAGGTCAACGCTTCGCCGGGCCTGGAGGGCATCGAGGAGGCCAGCGGGGTGGACGTGGCCGGCGAGATCATCGCCTACGTCGCCAGCCGTATGAAGCGGCGTTCGGCCCGACGGGCGGCAGTCAAGAAATAG
- the trmB gene encoding tRNA (guanosine(46)-N7)-methyltransferase TrmB: MTDPFSSDGAKTPPKPFTVEEGRRQVRSFVLRQGRFTPAQQRAFDELWPRLGIDYQGAPRDYDAIFGRKAKRVMEIGFGNGDALRYAAQHDRERDLIGIEVHAPGVGRLLNALAADGSDHVRLYHHDAVEVLNNEVADGSLDEVRIYFPDPWHKKRHNKRRLVQPEFAQLLVRKLAADGRLHLATDWQDYAEQMWDVLDATQGLSNRAGARGTVPRPDWRPQTHFETRGQKLGHGVWDLLYDRR; encoded by the coding sequence ATGACCGATCCGTTCTCCAGCGACGGCGCCAAGACCCCGCCCAAGCCGTTCACGGTCGAGGAAGGCCGGCGCCAGGTGCGCAGCTTCGTGCTGCGCCAGGGCCGCTTCACCCCGGCCCAGCAGCGCGCGTTCGACGAGCTGTGGCCGCGCTTGGGCATCGACTACCAGGGCGCGCCGCGCGATTACGATGCGATCTTCGGCCGCAAGGCCAAGCGCGTGATGGAAATCGGTTTCGGCAACGGCGACGCTCTGCGCTACGCCGCCCAGCACGACCGCGAACGCGACCTGATCGGCATCGAGGTCCACGCTCCCGGCGTCGGTCGCCTGCTCAACGCGCTGGCCGCCGACGGCAGCGACCACGTGCGCCTGTACCACCACGACGCGGTCGAAGTGCTGAACAACGAAGTCGCCGACGGCTCGCTGGACGAGGTCCGCATCTACTTCCCGGATCCCTGGCACAAGAAGCGCCACAACAAGCGCCGCCTGGTCCAGCCCGAGTTCGCGCAGCTGCTGGTGCGCAAGCTCGCCGCCGATGGCCGCTTGCACCTCGCCACCGATTGGCAGGACTATGCGGAACAGATGTGGGACGTGCTGGATGCGACCCAGGGCCTGAGCAACCGCGCCGGCGCGCGCGGCACGGTGCCCCGGCCGGACTGGCGCCCGCAAACGCATTTCGAGACCCGCGGCCAGAAACTCGGCCACGGCGTCTGGGACCTGCTCTACGACCGCCGCTGA